The following coding sequences lie in one Calypte anna isolate BGI_N300 chromosome 7, bCalAnn1_v1.p, whole genome shotgun sequence genomic window:
- the FAM207A gene encoding protein FAM207A yields MKLRKERWLQKIENVKLAKQKQKAEAKRKATPVVGDMQPLMEALPELSDLTMGGRGRKPAKSHVKAKAEPADFCLMKQAQKHRLLEEEVTRFHEVITDPTYRANPLMAITEHLSRRLRQEEEGKPL; encoded by the exons atgaagctgagaaaagaaagatggcTACAGA aaatagaaaatgtgaAGCTAGccaagcagaagcaaaaagccGAAGCAAAGCGGAAAGCAACACCTGTGGTGGGAGACATGCAGCCTTTGATGGAAGCCCTCCCTGAGCTCTCTGACCTCACCATGGGTGGCAGGGGCAGAAAGCCCGCCAAGAG CCATgtaaaagcaaaggcagaacCAGCAGACTTCTGTCTGATGAAACAAGCTCAGAAACACCGCCTCCT agaGGAGGAAGTGACTCGGTTTCACGAGGTCATCACTGATCCCACGTACAGAGCCAACCCCCTCATGGCCATCACTGAGCATCTCTCCAGGAGgctgaggcaggaggaagaaggTAAACCCCTCTAG